tgcgGTGGCTGCGATGCCTTCACCGCCCCCGACTGGTGATCTGGAGGTCCGGCAGCAGCTACGTGGCGCGGATGAGGTCAGGTCAGGGGCAGGAGGACATTTGTACCCGTCTCCGGTGCTTGCGGTTTAGGAAGGAGGATCCGTGTGCTTTCCAGGTACCTGGTGAAGCTGAAAGGGGACGATGAGGCGTGCAGCGCGGCGCTGCGTGCCGGGCGTTTATTTCTCTACCACAAACTGCGCCCCCTGCTGATGAGGGCGGAGGGTGGGAGACACCGACCTCTGGACATGAAGACCACAGGTGGGAACACGAACATGAGTATCATCAGTCAGGGTTAAAGTAATATTAGTCgaggtgtgtgtgcagatgtggaAGCACTTCTGGAGAAGCTCGGGCAACAGAAGGAACGTGTAAGAGAATCGGTTCTTGTGGGCTGCACAGAGACGTGGGTGCCTCAGTTCTGTCTGGACGTGGGTAAGGAACCGAGCAGgaacgtgcgtgtgtgtggttcaCGTGCGATTGTGAACAGCGTCTGCACGTCCTGCTGCAGGGACTCTGGAGAAGTGTGCGGTGGAGCGGCTGTGCGGAGGGGAGTTTGTTGACCTCAGGAAGGCTTTCTTTCTGCTCCGGGGCCACGACGTTCCACACATGGCTCGGGTAGATCACGCTCTCCTTACACTCTGATGCATCCCGTGTGATTAAGTGAGTGACCTTTCTGCGTGGCTCCTCCCAGGGTCGGGCGCTGCTCCACTGGCACCAGACGCACGGCTTCTGCAGCGCCTCGGGGGAACCCACGGTCAAGAACCAGGCGGGCAGTCAGCGCGTATGCCAGGGCAGTGGCCACACCTACTACCCACAGGTTAGCGGACTGAAAAGGTGGCGCACGGACGAATGCAGAAAGGCCGATGCGGTGCGTTTGTTTCCTGCAGATGGCTCCCGTCCTGATCGTGCTGGTGTCTGACGGCAGCAGGTGCTTGTTGGGGAGACAGGCGGCTTTCCCCCGGGATATGTACAGTGCCCTGGCTGGATTCTGCGACATGGGTGCGTCCCGCTTTACACCTGCTTCATTTGATCTGCGTCACATGAATTGAAGATCCCCTGACATTAATATAGACTTTTCCTTTCATATCggccttagtggtcccctaatacctACTGTAGGGGcagctggtggcctagcggttaaggaagcggccccgtaatcagaaggttgccagttcgagtcccaatccgccaaggtgccactgagcaaagcaccgtccccacacactgctccccgggcgcctgtcatggccacccactgctcactcaggatgatgggttaaatgcagaggacaaatttcactgtgtgcaccgtgctgtgcatcacaagtgacaatcacttcacttttcactttagaAGTCTGTTTTACGAAATTCagacttggtgcagaattacagccagtcacacaatgagagttccccaggacgtgccgtttcag
This is a stretch of genomic DNA from Denticeps clupeoides unplaced genomic scaffold, fDenClu1.1, whole genome shotgun sequence. It encodes these proteins:
- the LOC114771942 gene encoding nucleoside diphosphate-linked moiety X motif 13-like isoform X1, which produces MLRWLRCLHRPRLVIWRSGSSYVARMRYLVKLKGDDEACSAALRAGRLFLYHKLRPLLMRAEGGRHRPLDMKTTDVEALLEKLGQQKERVRESVLVGCTETWVPQFCLDVGTLEKCAVERLCGGEFVDLRKAFFLLRGHDVPHMARGRALLHWHQTHGFCSASGEPTVKNQAGSQRVCQGSGHTYYPQMAPVLIVLVSDGSRCLLGRQAAFPRDMYSALAGFCDMGETMEETLRREVAEEVGLEVETFQFASTQHWPYPQSSFMLACHATVNPQRCQVSVDKVELEDARWFTLEEIQEALRRASAPQAPGGGPPVFWLPPSFTIAHQLVQEWVRQQTAGV